A region of the Thamnophis elegans isolate rThaEle1 chromosome 1, rThaEle1.pri, whole genome shotgun sequence genome:
TGAAGCACCAGGTGCACTTACCAAAAGCCACAGCAAAGTTGCTCACCTGCATTCACATTTCCTGTGTTCAGTAAATGACAACTCCACGAAGGATAACTGATTATCTGGGTTGATCTTCTTGAGCTGAAAGGGTAAAATCTAAGTAATTTGTTGAGCATCTTTATCTCTTTTCACTTCTCCCACTTGGCCAAAAGAGCAGTTTTTTAAAGTATGACTCTGTTCCCCAGAGCCATAGATTAACAAAGAACAATGCATTTTACTTTCACATGAAAGGGAAGGTTTCTTGGCCACCTGCATCTATTGGCCAGACAagacaacatgttaaaaacaatttATGCATGTAAATAGTGGTATGCTGAGAAATATTTAATAGCCAGCTTCTTTGGCTCCCACTGCTACCATTCCATCacggaacagctgattggcacacAGGGCGTCAAGGCTCAGCTCTGCTGTTATCCCATAAAATTCCAGAACAATCAGCTCTCACAAGCCAGTGAAATCTGGCTCCAGTACACCACTGCAAGTATTCCATTGTATATGGAGCCATGTGATGTATCtgagctttatttttaaaaataacaacccATGAGGAACAATAATAAGCAGAATTTGATCAATGTTGGGAAAGTGGTTTTTTTCATGCTATTTTCCAATGGGGCAAATAGTTATTTAGCTAAACATCTGATAACTCCTTCTCGGCAAGTAGCAGACTCGGGAAAAGCAATTACCATAAAGCAGATAGGATTCACCACATCTCCACACCTTCCACAGACAGTTTTCGCTCACCCACTGCcttgtttagtaactgttcaaagccATAGCGATTGGGGAAAAAATCActaccaatccttgcatttatggctgttgcataatcctgtggtcatgtgactgctatTCAAGTGCTTTGTGACTTGTGTgcatttacgactgttgcagcaccccacaatcacatgattgtcATTTGCCAGCTTCACAACTGGCTTCTAACAAGCAGAATTAATACAAAACACAGAAGTGAAATTATAAGTCATGGCCATGTGATCTCTCCCTTAAGGACTGCTGCTCTTAATGAAAGAATTGCTGATCCCAATTGTAGTTGGTAAGCAAGGATTACCTATGTTGTCCCAATTTTACATAAACAGACAGACCTATCCTTAAAGTAAAAAGAATACTATACAAATTCATACATAAATGTAAATGTGTCATCCAGTCTGGTTCTAAGGCAATTCCTTCATCTGACTCCATGGCAGAACTGCCTTTCTGTCTCTTAAgagaatgtttctcaacctcagcagtcttaagacgtgtggacttcatctcccagaattcctcaggcagcatactagctgaggaattctggggactGAAGTATATCATCTAAGTGTCCTATACAATGGAGCTGTAGAGTTTTGAAAAGATGGGAAAATAATATACAGCTTTTAACCAAAATATTAAGAACAGTTCCAGTTCTTTGGGAACTTCAGCAGTGAACATTAGCTTCTTGGGAGCAAACTCTGAATTGCATTTCCATGAAACAAACAAGAGTTGACAGCTAACGGCAGAGAAAGTGAGGAAGTGACCCTGTGCCCCAGGATAAATGGAACTATAGTGTTCTCACCTACCTCCATAGTGATATCGGCCGTTTCCACTGGAACACATTGCAGTGCTTCATCTCTACAACATCCACAGCAGCGACGCAAAGAAACACAGGAAGGTTTGAACATGTGCTCCACTTCATGTGGGTATTCTGATACAACACTGACCAGTTTCTCCAAGGGCTGGCAGGAGCTGCGATTCCAAACATCAAAAAAGGATAccactaaaaaagaaaagaagtataaAAGTAAAGCATTTAGTTGCCAGTTTTTTCATATATCCATGGCAGAAAGTGCACACAGGAAGCCATTGCATCTCTCTCTCGCATGTTCGTCAAACTGCATTAGAATGTTGTGTTCTGAGTTCTGAGCACATTTTAGGAAAGATTTTGACAAGCTGGAGTGTCTCCAGAGGACAGCAATCCAAAAGATAGGGAATCTGGAAGGAAAAATCTTTGGAGAACATTGAGAGGTGGTGCGTAGGTGTAGGCTGGAGAAAAGACAGTGGGGAGATGATAACTGCTTCAATGTGTAAAGAACTATTATGTAGAAGTTGGGACACAAGATTTGAGAGTTGTTCCAAAGAAGAGGACAAAAATAATGAGCTTAAATTACATGGGTGTAGGTTTTAGTCAAACATCTGGAAAAACATTCAATTGGCAAGAGCTGTGCAACAAGACTTCCTTCGGAGATTGCTGAAAAGCTTTAAACAGAGGCTGGATAGTCACCTGCTGGCAATCTCATAGATTCCTGCACTTTGTAGGGAATTAAACAAGATGTTCTCCAACATCCTTTCTATCaacgaggtggtgcagtggttagagtgcagtactgcaggctacttcagctgactgctagctgcagttcggcagttcaaatctcaccagctcaaggttgactcagccttccatccttccgagatggttaaaatgaggacccagattgttggaggcaatagactgactctgtaaaccgcttagagagggctgtaaaagcactgtgaaatggtatataactctaagtgctattgttattgctatcacTTAAATCTTATGAATAGGAAGTTGCCTTGCCTCTGTTTTAGCACTATCTCCCttgagcagaggtgatattcagcaggttctgaccagttctggagaagcggtagtggaaattttgagtagttcagaga
Encoded here:
- the PGF gene encoding placenta growth factor → MQLLRGFLVALALHVVGAQKKDVILQNSKTDGAVVSFFDVWNRSSCQPLEKLVSVVSEYPHEVEHMFKPSCVSLRRCCGCCRDEALQCVPVETADITMELKKINPDNQLSFVELSFTEHRKCECRPRQDALKSGRRRRLKGRSKKKRAKQRPKN